Within the Rosa rugosa chromosome 2, drRosRugo1.1, whole genome shotgun sequence genome, the region GCTATTTAGGAACCctaaagggtccttgacccaaagcaccaaaataagcaaaacttatcccacttaccccagcatcAGATTTTTGTTtccacatacacaatttaacaccaaatgaccattttaccctccacccaattaaagaattacaactGCGCCACTCtgtccactctctctctctcccctcggacaccgattctctctctcattctctgatctgcgttctctctctctctctctctctctctctctctctctctctctctctctctctctctctctctctctctccccctctccccCTCTCCCCGCCCTGCAAAACCCCGACGCCAACTCCGCCTACTACCAGAGTCGGGCCGCCTACCACGGCGTCGtcaccaactctctctctctctctcaccgccGTCGAGCACGACTGCAGTCGCCGTCAAACGATTCCGATTCTGAACTCGACCGCTCAGTTGCCATCGTCGTCAACCTCAACAACTCGGCCTCCAACTCCGATTAAGACTTCGACCGCTCAGCCAACGAGGAGAAAGCCGATCTGATCATCTTTGGCTAGGATTGATGAGGACCACATCTCCATTTGCAGCCTCGATTGCACGATCGTTGGCAATCGTGGATGAGGAGAAAACCGGATTGATCGACCTTCCCATAACGATGCCGTTTTCACTGAGGAGGATTTTGCTAGCATTTCGAGGATTGGAGAGAGCAGCAAGCACAGCCACCGGTGACGTCTGGccagatttctgggtttttgcttcgatttggtgcccagagtaTTTCTCTGGGTGGCCAAATCAATTTTTCtcttccgttttttttttttttttttttttaagtaatggggcagagagaaagggaaattttttttgaatgtctattgggggcagtagacatctattggggggcaatatgcgtttttaaattaatataatctctttgtttttttctttaatcaaagttttatttgtctaattttaggaatattAGTTCCCATTTCAGCTACTGacagttctattggggggcaatagacgcctattggagggcaatagacatctattggggggcaatagaagtctattagggggcaatagacgcctattggagagcaatacatggctgatagacatctattgagggacaatagacgtctattaggggacaatagactattggggcaatatacgtctattgggaggcaatagacgtctattgcctttctattggggggcaatacatggctgatggtcgtctattggggggcaatacatggctgatagtcgtctattggggggcaatacatgtctattgggggcaaaaaaacttttcagtgaaattttcagcaaattccggtgggtggcagccggtgaccggattccggcggccggtgacgggactCCGGCGGCCgggaccgggctccggcgaagtctcccatggtttctctctcttctattttctctaaaaatggtgtaaatggacaaaacaaTCACCAAAACCCATTTCCTTTCAGGTGAGTAATAAATAAGTAAAAGTTTAACTAAAAAGTGTATAAAGGAAGATGAGCAACCTCAACCGTTGAACTTATATTATTTGGCCACCTAGGAAAATCATAGCTACCGAGCGAACCTTAATTCACCAAAATCATTTTGCttaaaatcaccaaaatccctTTCTGTTGTCAAAATGGTATCACCGTCAACGATACCTATGGCCGTTGTATTAACAAATTGTGCAGGAAAGCCCTTTGAATTGGCTGGAAAACTGGATGAGCTAATTCTTCTAAGAACTTACAAATTAGCTttctagttcttcttcttgcacGTATTCGGTTTCCACTCTTTTAATTGCATTTCCCTGCATTGGCCTCTAGGAATCACGGAATCATCTTCCCCTTTATCTTCATGTGGAAACTCTGGCCTTGTTCTTGGATTGATGTTTATAGTTTTATCCTTTGACACAACAATAATAGAAACGATGTAGCTCCTGTTTTAACATTATGACAATGAGCTTTTGCTTGTTGTCGATCTATTACTGCATTCATTTTTTTCCTACTCATCTTGTTCTTAATCCTTCATATCCATTCATGTTACATTAAAATTTTTACTTCACTTGCACGCTAACGGGATTGATTCTCGATTGTGAAAAAGAAGTTTGCAAGAAACTCATATAAAATTTACGCAAATGCGAAGGGATGATTAGTTACTGTGTTTGTTGAATTTTTGTTTACTAGGTGATCTTCTTGAGTTCTGGAAGCTCGGAAATATGTTTGGTGTATACTCTCATCTGATACTCTTTtctatatgtatacatacacGAGTTAAAACGTACCCTAATTTGTTTTGAGTTAATTATGATTTACTGTCCCTTATGTTGGAGCCAGCATGCACCTTGCAACACAAGTCAATGCTAAAGACAGAGAAATTTTTCTCCCGTAAGTTCAGATCGATCAAATTCGAAATGTAAGAATGTTCAAGAGGAAATCCAAGTGAAGAACAACAATATACTTTATTTTCTTGAGGTCGAATCAAATAAAAACGAGGTAGGAGTTacataaataaagaaaaaggaaatagcACTCTCTTTTCGATCCACTTGGAGTAAAAAAAGAGAAACGACAGTACTTAATTCCATAATAACTCACAGTGGAGCACTCTCTTTCTTCTTGGATAAATCCACTGCTGACTAATTTTCTTAAGCTTGCATGGTTACATTTCAGCACCTACTGCTTACTATAGCCTCCTCCAACAATTCCTTAGAAGTCTGCATCAAAGCAGGACTTAACCTAAACATGAGAGTACAAAACTCCATCTCACTCAGACACCCATCTCCATCTAAGTCACCTTCTCTCACCATGCACCTCAACTCTTCATCACTCATTCCCTGCAACCCCAACAGCGCCGAGTTCTTCTTCAAGCTCTCGAATGTGATCACCTCTCTCTTCTCGTCCCTCAGCAGACGGAACCCGTTGCACAACTCCCTCATAAACCCTTCCTCGCCTAACCTCTCCAACATCGTCGGAAACGAATCCTCGAACACAACCAATCCACTTCTGGACGCCATTGCTATGTACGTACAACTCTATTTGCTCTTATATATGTGGAAACTAAGAGTGATGCAAGAAGATTGGGAACTCTACACACTATTTATATGCATGTGAAGGTATGGATAAAATTGGAGTTACAATTAATGTGTTCTGGTATCATTTGATCATCTGGGCATGTGGTGTTTTAAATTTTAAGAAAGTTCTCCTTCCTCGAAGCTGCATGGGAAGCTACCATGAAATTATAGCTGAACAAACTGAACTTTCGTCTGGGATTGGATTGCTACATGGCATGGGCAGCATAATTACAAGAATGCCTATTATCTTACGGTTTCAAAATTTAAATTCGAAAATCAAAAGCATTGTTTTCCTTTAAAAATATActagacagaaaaaaaaaaacaaaaacaaaataatcatGGGAGAAACATGGGGAGTTTTTCCTCTTTTGCTGTGGAACTGTGGAAGTGGGAAGTTATAAAAAGAGATTTTAgaggaaaataaattaatttttttattatgttattttatttattacgATTATGACCTCCATTTATTAAAAGATATTTTTAGATAATCTATAGTCTAAGGATTAAGTCGTATTTTCACGTCTactttggctaacaaagtctcttatcttaataatagtatagataataacCGAAAGTCATGATATTATACTCCTAGCTAGTCTAAGAAATGTGGCAATCTTCTCTGTaacatttttgttttattcttttAGGTATTCTTCATCCGTAGTGTATTGAACGTCAATGaacaattaattctttttaaattatttgttaGAGATTAATATGCAATATTTAAGACCGTTTAATTATTTAACTATCTGGTACAAATGACCGTTCGTCATGGAAATTAAATTTTTTGACTAAAACTAcattttatttgaaatcattttttctatttgaatcacacaaaaaaacaaaagagataATTTGGAATCTCAAATTTGGAATTTCTCTCTCACGAAGTTTAATGCCAAGAAGATGCCGTGATATTTCTTGTAGAGAAAAGGTTGGACAACATAACAGTTAGAGAGCAAGTGGTTGGTCCCCTCCCTAacagaaaattcaaaattgacttCTTTCCTGGGCTTATCATGGCTAATTTTGGGCCTTCTTGAGTCTGGTTGAGTTTTTGAGGCAGGCCCATAACTCCTCCAGATTTCTTCCTATGAGAGGAAAACACAAGTacaaaatggaaaaagaaagagagagagagagagagagagagatttcgtAGTCACAAGAATGGTGGCTTACCTACGATGGAGACTTTTCTGGCTTCTAAATATTGTCTCAACTCTTTTCAATTAGAATATTTCTCAATGTCTCCCATCGGCCAAAATGTTGACCGGTATTTGAGAGTTTTATTTTACACAGATTCAATGAGATTTTAATCCAAACGATCAAAGAACATCATTATGTTTTCAATCTATTCCAAACCTTAATTATCGGACATGAATTATATGGAGAAAACTTTAGTCCAAGTACATGTGTATACGATTAAAGTCACAAAATTTATTGGGATAGTGATACTACAATTAAAATTATTGCTGTTGTGGTGACTATTAGGTTTTGAAAGTGATCGATCGGCTAGCTCAAAAACAAAAGTGTACGTAGTTCTTTCTGGGTCGGCATTTTCCTGTAAAGGATGTCTTGTTTTCACACGTCTGATTGAAAGTGTATGACCTATAACAGCAAGTTGGCATATAATATAAACGATTTGGGTCCTTCAATATCATTGAAATTTCTGTACGTCTTTGAAAAAGAATAGGCACCCATCATCTTCAATCATGTTCACAAATCACAATAAACAAATGTAATTATTGATTTAGCAGACTGAAATTTGCACTCTAATTTTTGCATTCCACACTCCCTccttaattatttattattttatatctAAAGAAGTTATGGCATTTTGATAATAAAAACAACATGCATATGTTAATGGAAAAAGTATATTTAAAAACTAATTTGGAAATGTAGATTATAAAAAGGAGAGTGTAGATTTCACCCCCCTTGATTTAATACACACTTCTTATAGCTTCTCTTCTTTTACTAATGTATGAGGAGCATAATTTTGCTGTGTGGTCTAAAAGCAAATTATACTCTTAATGATCAATTAACGTACAGTTCTAGAGTAATTAATACTAAACCATAATTTTTCACTATAAAAGTAAATACTTTTAACCACAAAAATAAGTTAAAATCGAAGAATCCAAGACCGAGTACATTACATGCGTGTTTGGGTTTATGAGTGCATTGGTCAAAATTATGAAGTTCAATGTTAAGTTCATATTCCATCTACAACCTCATGTTTATGGGCAGGAATCATATTTTGCTTCTAGAAAACTCGTGGTAATTTAATAAAATGTGTTACACGTTACTCGTTTGCTGATCAATAACATCAATATATTTCTATTTTTAGTTTTGAGTCGGCTTGAAGCCAAGACTCTTtcattataaaaataaaaatggctAGCTAGGGGCATAAATTAGTGAATAGATGCAACGACTCCATCTGTCCAACTTTGTGTTCTTGGAAAATTGATAATATTGAACCATTGATCTTGCTGGCTTGGGTTTGTTGCCTGCCATGTTACTCCAGATTTTCTGCCACCTTGGAGGAATCCTTGTCTAACCCGATGTTTCGTGTATAATATTTTTAACTTGCACAATGTGATAAATGCAGGGTCAACATTTCAACTCATATTCCTAGGAGGTTTCTGTGATTCTATCTCAAGGCAACATGGCTTCAAAAAGTTTTATGGTAGGGTTAATGCCAAATTTAGATAAAGTAGATTGAAATCATTAAAAACCATTTGGTGACTTTGGTCGAATTAATTCTGCGCGTAAACGgttaaagaacaaagaaatgagaAAGGGTAAAAGTTAGAAATGATCATTGTGATTTGGGGTGATACTCAATATTAACATTGTGATTTTAAAATGTTTAATTTTACCTTTGTGATTTGCGAAATTGATCAAAGTTGGTTCAAAAgctaattttgacaaaaattttCTCATGTGCAAGTCATGTGTAAGGATAAGTATGTCATCTCAATAAAACGaaacaaaataaattagaaattttcttagtttcattttttaaataatatttaatttaggggccgtgaccacttacccaatttcagcatcaacattgcccacttgctccaccaacagttttttaaccccatttacccaatctaatatctattgacattttaacccctattaattaaaaagaaactCATCCCTCTCCCCTCAGACTCTAtgtctctctccccccgatctccacctccagtctctctctctctctctctctctctctctctctctctctctctctctctctctctctctctctctctctctctctctctctctctctctctccgcacCGTGCCCATTGCCGCGCTCCACAGAGGCCGGACGACGCCGCATAGGCCGAAGACGACGCCTCAGAGGCCGCAGATCGAGGACTCTGTTGAGATCGGACGGCGACGAGCAAGGTCGATTTCGGCGACCGGGCTTCTGGTCGATTTCGGCGATCTGGGCTTTCCGGTCTGCGGCGCTGATTGGAGAAGCAGCATCCACTCCTGAAGACGACCAAGCAGCTTTGGTCGGCCTACCTCGCCGGAGTCCAACACCTAGTAGTCGAGAAAAGCGTCCGGTCTTGatgtgggtgcccagatcatttttctgggtgcccaaatttatttttttttaagtaaaataaggggcagaaggaaagaaaaaagaaaaaaaaatgatttgaatGTCAATTGGAGGCCAATAGAGAGAagttaaatgtctattgggggcaatagacgtctaaaaatcacattactggggggcaataatatttctattgccccccaatagaccaacaTAGTACACTACATTTCCACActataaacacaaataaacgtatcagctatcaaaaacataattcccacaaataataacatagtgtcaatagattattggggggcaataatatgattattggagggtaataatatgattattgggggagaggaaaaaaaggagccaacgtgaaaatcaaggagagtGATTGGAGATTTCGATTGGAGGAAATCAAGGGAGATTTTTAAGGGCAAAaagatattcttggaggagtTAATTATGTGTTGCCGTAAAAAGCCAAGGGAGAAACAAGGAAATAACGTGGAAAATCAAGGTGATTGACGCCACACAAGGAATGATATGCATGGAGATTTTCAAGGGAgaattttaaggaaagaagaattccaaaacaagtctaggttcatcctacaattcctaaaggaattttggccgaaaataaagaagaaaatcagaattaattAATGGATATTTCGGCAAAAATATATTCAGAAAattatggacttattttggagctttatgattggttggatgacacaacaaAGGTGACATGGCACtctgtgattggtcgaagctatgattattgggaggcaataatatgattattggggggcaataatatgattataaattgatcaatt harbors:
- the LOC133733910 gene encoding calcium-binding protein KRP1-like; translation: MASRSGLVVFEDSFPTMLERLGEEGFMRELCNGFRLLRDEKREVITFESLKKNSALLGLQGMSDEELRCMVREGDLDGDGCLSEMEFCTLMFRLSPALMQTSKELLEEAIVSSRC